One part of the Marinobacterium rhizophilum genome encodes these proteins:
- a CDS encoding helix-turn-helix domain-containing protein, which produces MVKAADILTLPDSANTHDHGYHQLVLGLEGQTAFELEGLGQRVSPGMGCVVPSSIAHAFCGVGNNSILVINLASSQSVSREERERINRLFDQAAYFDMNSHLQVLANAISREIRQYPNDPMLARACSNMLLCTLGNHMTTRAPARKPGLLDLDLINEYIQLNMQRKISVAHLAGIACLSNSQFHELFKRQAGMTPHQFLLIKRLTAARTLLEQGYSVSHATEQCGFANQSAFTHAFRRHFGDTPARYRQQTAFHTA; this is translated from the coding sequence ATGGTCAAAGCCGCCGACATTCTCACCCTGCCCGACAGCGCCAACACCCATGACCACGGCTACCACCAGCTGGTTCTGGGCCTGGAAGGGCAGACCGCATTTGAACTCGAAGGCCTGGGCCAGCGGGTCAGTCCCGGCATGGGGTGCGTGGTGCCTTCATCCATTGCGCACGCTTTCTGCGGTGTCGGCAATAACAGCATCCTGGTGATCAACCTGGCCAGCAGCCAGAGTGTCTCGCGCGAGGAGCGCGAGCGCATCAACCGGCTGTTCGACCAGGCGGCCTACTTCGACATGAACAGCCATCTGCAGGTGCTGGCCAACGCCATCAGCCGGGAGATCCGCCAGTATCCCAACGACCCCATGCTGGCGCGGGCCTGCAGCAACATGCTGCTCTGTACGCTCGGCAATCATATGACTACCCGGGCACCGGCCCGCAAGCCTGGCCTGCTGGACCTGGACCTGATCAATGAATACATTCAGCTCAATATGCAGCGCAAGATCAGCGTGGCACACCTGGCCGGCATCGCCTGCCTCAGCAACAGCCAGTTTCACGAACTGTTCAAGCGCCAGGCCGGCATGACGCCGCACCAGTTTTTGTTGATAAAACGCCTGACGGCGGCGCGCACTCTACTGGAACAGGGCTACTCTGTATCCCATGCAACCGAGCAGTGCGGCTTCGCCAATCAGAGCGCCTTCACCCATGCGTTCCGGCGCCATTTCGGCGATACACCGGCGCGCTATCGCCAGCAGACGGCCTTCCATACCGCCTGA
- the radA gene encoding DNA repair protein RadA translates to MAKAKTAYVCNDCGADYTKWQGQCTACNSWNTLAEVRLAAPGTAARSARFEGYTGASDAGGKVVSLSEVNLGEMPRFSTGTDELDRVLGGGLVPGSAILIGGHPGAGKSTLLLQVMCHLAAQKTALYVTGEESLQQVAMRAQRLGLEAGHLKMLSETSVEAICQIAQQHQPKLMVIDSIQVMHMADVQSAPGSVAQVRESAAYLTRYAKQTGTVLLLVGHVTKDGSLAGPKVLEHMIDCSLQLEGSSDSRFRTLRSHKNRFGAVNELGVFAMLENGLREVRNPSSIFLSRSDEPSPGSVVMVVWEGTRPLLVEIQALVDTSHMANPRRVAVGLEHNRLAMLLAVLHRHGGLQTGDQDVFVNVVGGVKVLETGADLALLLAVVSSYRDRPLPPGLMTFGEVGLSGEIRPVPNGQERIREAAKHGFKRAIVPKGNVPKAAPAGMEVIGVTRLSEALDAL, encoded by the coding sequence ATGGCCAAGGCCAAGACCGCTTACGTCTGCAATGACTGCGGCGCCGATTACACCAAGTGGCAGGGGCAGTGTACCGCCTGCAACAGCTGGAATACCCTGGCCGAAGTCCGGCTTGCGGCGCCGGGAACGGCGGCGCGTTCGGCCCGTTTCGAGGGCTATACCGGTGCCAGCGATGCCGGCGGCAAGGTGGTCAGCCTGTCGGAGGTCAACCTGGGCGAGATGCCGCGTTTTTCCACCGGCACCGATGAGCTGGACCGGGTGCTGGGCGGCGGCCTGGTGCCGGGCTCGGCCATCCTGATAGGCGGCCACCCCGGCGCCGGCAAGAGTACGCTGCTGCTGCAGGTCATGTGTCACCTGGCAGCGCAGAAAACTGCCCTGTATGTCACCGGGGAAGAGTCGTTGCAACAGGTGGCCATGCGCGCGCAGCGTTTGGGGCTCGAGGCGGGGCATTTGAAAATGCTGTCCGAGACCTCGGTGGAGGCCATCTGCCAGATCGCGCAGCAGCATCAGCCCAAGCTGATGGTGATCGACTCCATCCAGGTCATGCACATGGCGGATGTGCAGTCGGCGCCGGGCTCGGTGGCACAGGTGCGCGAAAGCGCAGCCTACCTGACGCGCTATGCCAAGCAGACCGGCACCGTGCTGCTGCTGGTGGGCCATGTCACCAAGGATGGCAGCCTGGCGGGCCCGAAGGTGCTGGAGCACATGATCGACTGTTCGTTGCAGCTGGAAGGCTCGTCTGACAGTCGTTTTCGTACCCTGAGATCCCACAAGAACCGCTTTGGTGCCGTGAACGAACTGGGCGTCTTTGCGATGCTGGAAAATGGCCTGCGCGAGGTGCGCAATCCCAGCTCGATCTTCCTGAGCCGCTCCGATGAGCCCAGTCCCGGTAGCGTGGTGATGGTGGTGTGGGAGGGCACGAGGCCGCTGCTGGTGGAGATCCAGGCGCTGGTGGATACGAGCCACATGGCCAATCCGCGCCGGGTGGCGGTGGGGCTGGAGCATAACCGCCTGGCCATGCTGCTGGCGGTGCTGCACCGCCACGGCGGCCTGCAAACCGGCGATCAGGATGTCTTCGTCAATGTGGTGGGGGGCGTCAAGGTGCTGGAAACCGGCGCCGATCTAGCGCTGCTGCTGGCGGTGGTATCGAGCTACCGTGACCGGCCCTTGCCGCCGGGACTGATGACCTTCGGCGAGGTGGGGCTGTCCGGGGAAATTCGCCCGGTGCCCAATGGTCAGGAGCGCATTCGCGAGGCGGCCAAACATGGCTTCAAGCGGGCCATCGTGCCCAAGGGCAATGTGCCCAAGGCGGCGCCGGCGGGGATGGAGGTCATCGGTGTGACACGCTTGTCCGAGGCGCTGGATGCGCTCTAG
- the putP gene encoding sodium/proline symporter PutP has product MIENNAAIIGTFIVYLIMMLGIGLYAYRRTASSSDYFLGGRSLGPWPAALSAGASDMSGWLLLGLPGYAFAAGMEAIWLGGGLLLGTYLNWLLVAKRLRTYSFEANDALTLPEFFSNRFEDKSKMIQVISAFFILLFFLFYTSSGLVAGGKLFETVFGLDYSIAVIIGTVAVVSYTLFGGFLAVSWTDLVQGLLMAAALLVVPVVAMQADGGITALFSALEAKNPELLTIWNDASGEPLTWIAIVSLAAWGLGYFGQPHILARFAGIRDNAAVPTARRIAVIWSGLAMAGAFLVGLTGIVYVDSNMGGSLGDGETIFMVLVNAMFNPVIAGILLAAILAAIMSTADSQLLVSSSALAEDFYRNLFRKDASQQEIVMVGRLAVIALSIVALILAMNPDSTVLGLVSYAWAGFGAAFGPTLILALYWKRMNRAGALAGILVGGITVVVWKQLSGGLFDLYEIVPGIVFATLAIIIATLATSAPPASVQARFDAYSSKL; this is encoded by the coding sequence ATGATCGAAAACAATGCCGCTATCATCGGCACCTTTATCGTGTACCTGATAATGATGCTGGGCATCGGGCTCTACGCCTACAGACGCACCGCCAGCTCGTCGGATTACTTCCTCGGCGGGCGTTCGCTGGGCCCCTGGCCCGCCGCACTGTCGGCCGGCGCATCCGATATGAGCGGCTGGCTGCTGCTGGGGCTGCCAGGTTATGCCTTTGCCGCCGGCATGGAAGCCATCTGGCTGGGCGGGGGCCTGCTGCTGGGCACCTACCTGAACTGGCTGCTGGTGGCCAAGCGCCTGCGTACCTACAGCTTCGAGGCAAACGATGCCCTGACGCTGCCGGAGTTTTTCTCCAACCGTTTTGAAGACAAGAGCAAGATGATCCAGGTGATTTCCGCCTTCTTCATTCTGCTGTTTTTCCTCTTCTACACCAGCTCCGGCCTCGTGGCCGGCGGCAAGCTGTTCGAGACCGTATTCGGGCTGGACTACAGCATCGCAGTGATCATAGGTACGGTTGCGGTTGTGTCCTATACCCTGTTCGGCGGCTTCCTGGCCGTTTCCTGGACCGACCTGGTGCAGGGCCTGCTGATGGCCGCGGCATTGCTGGTTGTGCCGGTTGTTGCCATGCAGGCCGATGGCGGCATTACCGCCCTGTTTTCTGCCCTGGAAGCCAAGAACCCCGAGCTGCTGACCATCTGGAATGACGCCAGCGGCGAACCCCTGACCTGGATTGCCATAGTGTCACTGGCCGCCTGGGGCCTGGGCTACTTCGGCCAGCCACACATCCTGGCCCGCTTTGCCGGTATTCGCGACAATGCTGCCGTACCAACGGCACGGCGCATCGCCGTTATCTGGTCGGGTCTGGCCATGGCCGGCGCCTTCCTTGTCGGCCTGACCGGGATCGTCTACGTGGACAGCAACATGGGCGGCAGCCTGGGAGATGGCGAGACTATCTTCATGGTGCTGGTCAATGCCATGTTCAATCCGGTCATTGCGGGCATCCTGCTGGCGGCCATCCTGGCAGCCATCATGAGCACCGCGGATTCCCAGTTGCTGGTATCGTCTTCGGCCCTGGCGGAAGACTTTTACCGCAACCTGTTCCGCAAGGACGCCAGCCAGCAGGAAATCGTCATGGTTGGCCGCCTGGCCGTTATCGCCCTGTCGATCGTCGCCCTGATCCTGGCCATGAACCCGGACAGCACGGTTCTGGGACTCGTCTCCTACGCCTGGGCAGGCTTTGGCGCCGCCTTCGGTCCGACGCTGATCCTGGCACTGTACTGGAAACGCATGAACCGCGCTGGCGCCCTGGCCGGTATCCTGGTGGGCGGCATCACCGTGGTGGTCTGGAAGCAGCTGTCCGGCGGTCTCTTCGACCTGTACGAGATCGTACCCGGTATCGTCTTCGCGACCCTGGCGATTATCATCGCCACCCTGGCTACCAGTGCCCCGCCGGCATCGGTCCAGGCCCGTTTCGACGCTTATAGCAGCAAGCTGTAA
- a CDS encoding 1-pyrroline-5-carboxylate dehydrogenase codes for MIKQTQLAQAAQSALSAWEGWNGLGVAGRAQLLQHFVAQLEQEQASMAQWQIDQALRLIDAPLEMPGPTGESNLLSTSGRGLFIIAAEQQTGETALVGQLVAALISGNVVLLAPHSSQSGFCRDLLRQLVAGSCPAAVAQLLEGADSVLELSQCPSLAGIACVCDAGTARELNRQLCERTGVLVQLVAETDPARMPLIGSEQYLYRFITEQVCSTNTTAVGGNATLLELGGQAE; via the coding sequence ATGATCAAACAGACTCAACTCGCCCAGGCTGCCCAGTCCGCACTGAGCGCCTGGGAAGGCTGGAACGGACTTGGCGTTGCCGGTCGCGCCCAGCTGCTGCAGCATTTCGTTGCCCAGCTGGAGCAGGAACAGGCTTCCATGGCCCAGTGGCAGATCGATCAGGCATTGCGCCTGATCGATGCCCCGCTGGAAATGCCCGGCCCCACCGGTGAATCCAACCTGCTGTCCACCAGCGGACGCGGACTCTTTATCATTGCCGCCGAGCAGCAGACCGGTGAAACCGCCCTGGTCGGCCAGCTGGTTGCCGCCCTGATCAGCGGTAACGTTGTATTGCTGGCACCGCACAGCAGCCAGAGCGGCTTTTGCCGCGACCTGCTGCGCCAGCTGGTCGCCGGCAGCTGCCCGGCCGCCGTGGCACAGCTGCTCGAAGGCGCCGATTCGGTACTGGAGCTGAGCCAGTGCCCATCACTGGCCGGCATCGCCTGCGTCTGTGACGCCGGCACCGCGCGGGAACTGAACCGCCAGCTGTGCGAGCGCACGGGCGTGCTGGTACAACTGGTGGCCGAAACGGATCCAGCCCGGATGCCATTGATTGGCAGCGAACAGTACCTGTACCGTTTTATCACCGAGCAGGTCTGCTCCACCAACACCACGGCAGTCGGCGGCAACGCCACCCTGCTGGAGCTGGGCGGACAGGCCGAATAA
- a CDS encoding O-acetylhomoserine aminocarboxypropyltransferase/cysteine synthase family protein, with amino-acid sequence MKLETIAVHGGYEPDPTTRAVAVPIYQTAAYAFDNAQHGADLFDLKVPGNIYTRIMNPTNDVLEKRAAELEGGIAALAVASGMAAITYSIQTLAETGDNIVSTSELYGGTYNLFAHTLPRQGIEVKFVDKDDFAGIESRIDARTRALFCESIGNPSGSIADIEKLAEVAHRHGIPLIVDNTVASPLLWRPIEQGADIVVQSATKYIGGHGNSIGGLVIDSGNFPWADHKDRFPLLNEADPSYHGVVYTEAFGPAAFIGRCRVVPLRNMGAALSPMNAFLLLQGIETLALRMERICNNTLQIARYLEGHKAVKWVSYAALESHKDHALALKYMNGKASGILSFGLHSGREGTRTFYDALNLFIRLVNIGDCRSLASIPAETTHRQLNDEELKSAGVKPETVRLSIGIEHIDDLLADLQQALAKV; translated from the coding sequence ATGAAACTGGAAACCATTGCGGTACACGGCGGCTATGAGCCTGACCCGACGACCCGCGCTGTCGCGGTGCCCATCTACCAGACAGCCGCCTACGCGTTCGACAACGCCCAGCACGGCGCCGACCTGTTCGACCTCAAGGTGCCGGGCAACATCTACACCCGCATCATGAACCCCACCAACGACGTGCTGGAGAAGCGCGCCGCCGAACTCGAGGGCGGCATTGCGGCGCTGGCGGTGGCCTCCGGCATGGCCGCCATTACCTACAGTATCCAGACCCTGGCGGAAACCGGTGACAACATTGTCTCGACCAGCGAGCTCTACGGCGGTACCTACAACCTGTTCGCCCATACCCTGCCGCGCCAGGGTATCGAGGTAAAATTCGTCGACAAGGACGACTTTGCCGGCATCGAGAGCCGGATCGACGCCCGCACCCGCGCCCTGTTCTGCGAGAGTATCGGCAACCCGTCCGGCAGCATTGCCGATATCGAAAAATTGGCTGAAGTGGCCCACCGGCACGGCATCCCGCTGATCGTGGACAACACCGTCGCCAGCCCGCTGCTGTGGCGCCCCATCGAACAGGGCGCCGATATCGTCGTGCAGTCGGCTACCAAGTACATCGGCGGCCACGGCAACTCCATCGGCGGCCTGGTGATCGACAGCGGCAACTTCCCCTGGGCCGATCACAAGGATCGCTTCCCGCTGCTCAACGAGGCAGACCCCTCCTACCACGGCGTGGTCTACACCGAGGCCTTTGGTCCCGCTGCGTTTATCGGCCGCTGCCGTGTGGTGCCACTGCGCAACATGGGTGCCGCCCTGTCACCGATGAATGCCTTCCTGCTGCTGCAGGGCATCGAAACCCTGGCGCTGCGCATGGAGCGCATCTGTAACAACACACTGCAGATTGCCCGCTACCTGGAAGGCCACAAGGCGGTGAAATGGGTCAGCTACGCGGCGCTGGAAAGCCACAAGGATCACGCGCTTGCTCTCAAGTACATGAACGGCAAGGCATCCGGCATTCTCAGCTTCGGCCTGCACAGCGGGCGCGAGGGTACCCGCACATTCTACGATGCGCTAAACCTGTTTATCCGGCTGGTGAACATCGGTGACTGCCGCTCTCTGGCATCCATTCCGGCGGAAACCACTCACCGCCAGCTCAATGACGAGGAACTGAAGTCCGCCGGCGTGAAACCGGAAACCGTGCGTTTGTCGATCGGGATCGAACACATCGACGACCTGCTGGCCGACCTGCAGCAGGCCCTGGCCAAGGTCTGA
- the putA gene encoding bifunctional proline dehydrogenase/L-glutamate gamma-semialdehyde dehydrogenase PutA: MFKAIDVLNPDFITRTPADLWKEISPLYAIDETTWLQELLPLAKPDDAELEKTTQGATRLIEQVRTDDAAIHMIDALLLEYSLDTREGILLMCLAEALMRIPDADTADALIRDKLSVADWKKHLKNSDSLFVNASTWGLLLTGKVVAMDEKEDGTPANVINRLVNRFSEPVIRKAMYQAMKIMGHQFVLGRNIGEALKRGRKYRDLGYTYSFDMLGEAALTEKDADKYFADYLSAVESVGKDTYGDGKTSRPTISIKLSALHPRYEAGQHDRVMSELHARVLQLIAKARTLNVGITIDAEEADRLELSLSLFEKLYRDPACKGWGNFGLVIQAYSKRALPVLAWLASLAAEQGDRIPVRLVKGAYWDSEIKLCQQRGIDGYPVYTRKEATDTSYLACARFLLSPQVRGKIYPQFASHNAHTVGAILAMTSHDDFEFQRLHGMGDALYNRVLKNNSVSVRIYAPVGSHKDLLPYLVRRLLENGANSSFVHRLVDARHPVADLVHHPVETLTSRASLANPHIPLPRELFGEERHNSFSPNIEIDSQWTPFKQAVDGFMQQQWTGGPIIGGKLRQTDQVHPVLAPHNHAIRTGEMHWARQDDVSEALDLLSDGFVRWNATAVDARAACLERLADLLEDNLAELVAICHLEAGKTIQDSIDEVREAVDFCRYYAVQARRGLGQTVLGTAFNGKERQYRLDGRGVFVCISPWNFPLAIFLGQVSAALVAGNSVIAKPAEQTSLIACRTIELALQAGIPADVIALLPGDGASVGAPLTRDPRIAGVAFTGSTETAQLINRSLAQRDAEIVPLIAETGGQNAMIIDSTSLPEQVVRDVVHSAFASAGQRCSALRVLYVQEDVADRIIDMLRGAMAQQVVGDPSLHSTDVGPVIDLKAQQGLLAHIENLKASAQLIGQTPLPANADQGTFVAPTAFVISGIDVLGREQFGPILHVVRYKASELDQVIDAINATGYGLTLGVHSRNDETTRHIARRTRVGNIYINRDQIGAVVGVQPFGGQGLSGTGPKAGGPRYLPRFTREVAL, translated from the coding sequence ATGTTCAAGGCTATTGATGTTCTAAACCCGGACTTCATCACCCGTACGCCTGCCGATCTCTGGAAAGAGATATCGCCGCTCTATGCTATCGATGAGACCACCTGGCTGCAGGAGCTGCTGCCGCTGGCCAAACCGGACGACGCAGAGCTGGAAAAAACCACCCAGGGTGCCACCCGCCTGATTGAACAGGTGCGGACCGATGACGCCGCGATCCACATGATCGACGCCCTGCTGCTGGAATACAGCCTGGATACCCGCGAAGGCATCCTGCTGATGTGCCTGGCCGAAGCCCTGATGCGCATCCCCGACGCCGACACCGCCGACGCCCTGATCCGCGACAAGCTCAGCGTTGCCGACTGGAAAAAGCATCTCAAGAATTCCGATTCCCTGTTCGTCAATGCGTCCACCTGGGGCCTGCTGCTGACCGGCAAGGTTGTCGCCATGGACGAAAAGGAAGACGGCACACCGGCCAACGTGATCAATCGCCTGGTCAACCGCTTCTCCGAACCCGTGATCCGCAAGGCCATGTACCAGGCCATGAAAATCATGGGGCATCAGTTTGTGCTGGGCCGCAATATCGGTGAAGCGCTCAAGCGCGGCCGCAAGTATCGTGACCTGGGTTACACCTATTCCTTCGACATGCTGGGCGAAGCGGCCCTGACCGAAAAGGACGCTGACAAGTACTTTGCCGATTACCTGAGCGCGGTGGAATCCGTGGGCAAGGACACCTATGGCGACGGCAAGACGTCCCGCCCGACCATTTCGATCAAGCTGTCGGCACTGCACCCGCGCTATGAAGCCGGTCAGCATGATCGCGTCATGAGCGAACTGCATGCCCGCGTTCTGCAGCTGATCGCCAAGGCCCGCACCCTCAACGTCGGCATCACCATCGATGCCGAGGAAGCGGATCGCCTGGAGCTGTCGCTGTCCCTGTTCGAAAAGCTGTACCGCGATCCGGCCTGCAAGGGCTGGGGCAACTTCGGCCTGGTGATACAGGCCTATTCCAAGCGCGCCCTGCCGGTCCTGGCCTGGCTGGCAAGCCTTGCCGCTGAACAGGGCGACCGCATTCCGGTTCGGCTGGTGAAAGGCGCCTACTGGGACTCAGAAATCAAGCTGTGCCAGCAGCGCGGCATCGATGGCTACCCGGTCTACACCCGCAAGGAGGCCACCGACACCTCTTACCTGGCCTGTGCCCGCTTCCTGCTCAGCCCCCAGGTACGCGGCAAGATCTACCCGCAGTTTGCCAGCCACAACGCCCACACCGTGGGGGCTATCCTGGCCATGACCAGTCACGACGACTTCGAGTTCCAGCGTCTGCACGGCATGGGCGATGCCCTTTACAACCGTGTGCTGAAAAACAACTCGGTCAGTGTGCGCATCTATGCACCCGTGGGTAGCCACAAGGATCTGCTGCCGTACCTGGTACGCCGCCTGCTGGAGAACGGCGCAAACAGCTCCTTCGTGCACCGCCTGGTCGATGCCCGCCATCCGGTCGCCGATCTGGTGCATCACCCGGTCGAAACCCTGACCAGCCGTGCCTCCCTCGCCAACCCGCACATTCCGCTGCCGCGGGAGCTGTTCGGCGAAGAGCGTCACAACTCGTTCAGCCCCAATATCGAGATCGACAGCCAGTGGACGCCGTTCAAGCAGGCCGTCGACGGCTTCATGCAGCAGCAGTGGACCGGCGGCCCCATTATTGGCGGAAAACTGCGTCAGACAGACCAGGTACACCCGGTACTGGCACCGCACAACCACGCCATTCGCACCGGTGAAATGCACTGGGCCCGCCAGGACGATGTCTCCGAAGCGCTGGACCTGCTGAGCGACGGCTTTGTTCGCTGGAACGCCACCGCGGTCGATGCCCGCGCCGCCTGCCTGGAGCGCCTGGCCGACCTGCTGGAAGACAACCTTGCCGAACTGGTGGCCATCTGCCATCTGGAAGCGGGCAAGACCATTCAGGACAGCATCGACGAAGTCCGCGAAGCCGTCGACTTCTGCCGCTACTACGCAGTACAGGCTCGCCGCGGCCTGGGACAGACCGTGCTGGGCACCGCCTTCAACGGCAAGGAACGCCAGTATCGCCTCGACGGCCGTGGCGTTTTTGTCTGCATCAGCCCCTGGAACTTCCCGCTGGCAATCTTCCTCGGCCAGGTCAGTGCTGCTCTGGTTGCAGGTAACAGCGTCATCGCCAAGCCCGCAGAACAGACCAGCCTGATCGCCTGCCGTACCATTGAACTGGCACTGCAGGCCGGCATTCCGGCCGATGTCATCGCGCTGCTGCCAGGCGATGGTGCCAGCGTGGGCGCTCCGCTGACCCGTGATCCGCGCATTGCCGGCGTGGCCTTCACCGGCTCCACCGAAACGGCGCAGCTGATCAACCGCTCCCTGGCCCAGCGTGATGCCGAAATCGTGCCACTGATCGCCGAAACCGGCGGCCAGAATGCCATGATCATCGATTCCACCTCCCTGCCTGAACAGGTGGTGCGCGATGTGGTGCACTCGGCCTTCGCCTCCGCCGGCCAGCGCTGCTCGGCACTGCGCGTACTGTACGTACAGGAAGATGTGGCGGACCGCATTATCGACATGCTGCGTGGTGCCATGGCACAGCAGGTGGTCGGCGACCCAAGCCTGCACAGCACCGATGTCGGCCCCGTCATCGACCTCAAGGCACAGCAGGGGCTGCTGGCCCATATCGAGAACCTCAAGGCCAGTGCCCAGCTGATCGGCCAGACGCCGCTGCCCGCCAATGCCGACCAGGGCACCTTCGTGGCGCCCACGGCCTTTGTTATCAGCGGCATAGATGTTCTGGGTCGTGAACAGTTCGGCCCCATCCTGCACGTGGTGCGCTACAAGGCATCCGAGCTGGACCAGGTGATTGATGCCATCAACGCCACCGGCTACGGCCTGACGCTCGGCGTACACAGCCGCAATGACGAAACCACCCGTCACATTGCCCGCCGTACCCGTGTTGGCAACATCTATATCAACCGCGACCAGATCGGCGCCGTCGTGGGTGTACAGCCCTTTGGCGGTCAGGGCCTTTCCGGCACCGGACCCAAAGCCGGCGGCCCGCGCTACCTGCCACGCTTCACACGTGAAGTTGCACTCTGA
- the can gene encoding carbonate dehydratase, translating into MKQLQKLFEQNRAWSERISRLNPEFFPTLAKQQAPEYLWIGCSDSRVPANEIIGLLPGDVFVHRNVSNLVIHTDMNCLSVLQYAVRVLKVKHVMVVGHYGCGGVKASLEPSQLGLIDNWLRHVRDVYFKYRDILEQWNDDEKFKLDRLCELNVIEQAYNVCNTTMVQEAWSSGQELCVHAWVYGLDSGVLQDLNFCVSSAAEIDALQQQAVEAIAAKTIG; encoded by the coding sequence ATGAAGCAATTGCAGAAGCTGTTTGAGCAAAACCGTGCCTGGTCGGAGCGTATCTCCCGACTGAACCCGGAATTCTTTCCGACGCTGGCTAAGCAGCAGGCGCCGGAATACCTTTGGATTGGCTGTTCCGACAGCCGGGTGCCGGCCAATGAAATCATCGGCCTGTTGCCGGGTGATGTCTTTGTGCATCGCAACGTATCCAACCTGGTAATTCACACCGACATGAACTGCCTGTCCGTGCTGCAGTATGCGGTACGGGTGCTGAAGGTGAAGCATGTCATGGTGGTGGGGCACTACGGTTGTGGCGGCGTCAAGGCCTCACTGGAGCCGAGTCAGCTGGGGCTGATCGATAACTGGCTGCGCCATGTCCGCGACGTCTACTTCAAGTACCGCGACATCCTGGAGCAGTGGAACGATGACGAGAAATTCAAGCTTGACCGTCTGTGCGAGCTGAACGTCATCGAACAGGCGTATAACGTCTGCAACACCACCATGGTGCAGGAAGCCTGGAGCAGTGGTCAGGAGCTGTGTGTACACGCCTGGGTTTATGGCCTGGACAGCGGTGTGCTGCAGGATCTGAATTTCTGCGTCAGTAGTGCAGCAGAGATTGATGCGTTGCAGCAGCAGGCCGTGGAGGCGATTGCTGCCAAGACCATCGGTTGA
- the hemE gene encoding uroporphyrinogen decarboxylase — MAELKNDRFLRALMREPVDVTPVWMMRQAGRYLPEYRASRAQAGDFLSLCKNRELACEVTLQPLERFDLDAAILFSDILTIPDAMGLGLYFETGEGPRFRKVIRSEADVAALPVPDAASDLDYVMAAVREIRGALGGRVPLIGFSGSPWTLATYMVEGGSSKDFRHIKQMMYSTPEVLHGLLDKLAQSVTNYLNEQILAGAQAVQIFDTWGGVLSGPMYREFSLGYMQKICAGLLREHEGRRVPVILFTKNGGQWLESIADAGADALGLDWTCDIQDARRRVGDRVALQGNMDPSVLYAPAARIRAEVETILSGFGQGNGHVFNLGHGIHQFADPEKARVFVDAVHELSARFHA; from the coding sequence ATGGCTGAATTGAAGAACGACCGTTTTTTGCGAGCGCTGATGCGCGAACCGGTAGATGTCACCCCGGTATGGATGATGCGCCAGGCCGGGCGTTACCTGCCCGAGTACCGTGCCAGCCGGGCCCAGGCCGGTGATTTTCTGAGCCTGTGCAAGAACCGCGAGCTGGCCTGCGAAGTCACCCTGCAGCCGCTGGAGCGCTTCGATCTGGATGCAGCCATTCTGTTTTCCGACATCCTCACTATTCCGGATGCCATGGGGCTTGGGCTCTACTTCGAAACAGGGGAAGGCCCGCGCTTTCGCAAGGTGATTCGCAGCGAAGCCGATGTGGCGGCGCTGCCGGTGCCGGATGCGGCCTCCGATCTGGATTATGTCATGGCGGCGGTGCGCGAGATTCGTGGCGCCCTGGGCGGTCGTGTGCCGCTGATCGGTTTCTCCGGCAGCCCCTGGACCCTGGCGACCTACATGGTTGAAGGCGGCTCAAGCAAGGACTTCCGCCATATCAAGCAGATGATGTACAGCACGCCGGAAGTCCTGCATGGGCTGCTCGACAAGCTGGCCCAGTCGGTGACCAACTACCTTAACGAGCAGATCCTGGCGGGTGCCCAGGCGGTGCAGATTTTCGACACCTGGGGCGGCGTGCTCAGCGGCCCGATGTACCGCGAGTTTTCCCTTGGCTACATGCAGAAAATCTGCGCGGGTCTGCTGCGTGAGCACGAAGGACGTCGCGTACCGGTGATTCTGTTTACCAAGAACGGCGGCCAGTGGCTCGAGTCCATTGCCGACGCGGGCGCCGATGCCCTGGGGCTCGACTGGACCTGCGATATTCAGGACGCCCGTCGTCGCGTGGGTGATCGTGTTGCCCTGCAGGGCAACATGGACCCGTCGGTGTTGTACGCACCGGCGGCCCGTATCCGTGCTGAAGTCGAGACGATTCTTTCGGGCTTCGGGCAGGGCAACGGCCATGTTTTCAACCTGGGTCACGGTATCCATCAGTTTGCCGACCCGGAAAAGGCGCGGGTGTTCGTGGATGCGGTACATGAACTCAGCGCCCGTTTTCACGCCTGA